A portion of the Mycobacterium paraseoulense genome contains these proteins:
- a CDS encoding deoxyribodipyrimidine photolyase has protein sequence MLHSVILASSDPVAAGFILRGIKGIFVAIGSVIAAIVCGVIAMMKGRNPLGWGILGLFFSILTLIVVIIIPSKKS, from the coding sequence ATGTTGCACTCGGTGATTCTGGCGAGTTCGGACCCGGTCGCGGCGGGCTTTATCCTCCGCGGCATCAAAGGGATCTTCGTCGCGATCGGCAGTGTCATCGCTGCAATTGTGTGCGGGGTTATCGCAATGATGAAGGGCCGCAATCCGCTGGGCTGGGGAATTCTCGGGCTGTTCTTCTCGATTCTCACGTTGATAGTCGTCATCATCATTCCCAGCAAGAAAAGCTGA
- a CDS encoding SRPBCC family protein, translating to MTERIEVQRTIAAAPPDIFAVLCDPQGHVAIDSSGMLQDADGDPVRRVGERFVVHMDREALNDFPQFGKYDVTVDITEFEQDRLIAWTVLGQIQPPIGHVYGYRLQPTEDGSATVVTSFYDWSKIDPKWREAGIFPILSEAALRATLGILDRTVRRGYPRG from the coding sequence ATGACCGAACGCATCGAGGTTCAGCGGACCATCGCGGCGGCGCCGCCGGACATCTTCGCCGTGCTGTGTGACCCGCAGGGGCACGTCGCGATCGACTCGTCCGGGATGCTGCAGGACGCGGACGGCGATCCGGTACGTCGCGTCGGTGAGCGGTTCGTCGTGCACATGGACCGCGAAGCGCTGAACGACTTTCCGCAATTCGGTAAATACGACGTCACCGTCGACATCACCGAATTCGAACAGGATCGTTTGATCGCGTGGACGGTTCTCGGTCAAATCCAACCGCCGATCGGTCACGTCTACGGCTATCGGCTCCAGCCCACCGAAGACGGCTCGGCGACCGTGGTCACCTCGTTCTACGACTGGTCGAAAATCGACCCCAAGTGGCGGGAAGCCGGAATTTTCCCGATCCTGTCCGAGGCGGCATTGCGGGCGACCCTCGGAATTCTCGACCGCACCGTACGCCGCGGTTATCCACGCGGATAA
- a CDS encoding Lrp/AsnC family transcriptional regulator, with translation MIDSLDGQILHALQISPRVPFRRIAEVVGATEQTVARRYHRLRRNGVVRVVGLEGVDGGTDWAHWVCRIHAKPDRIPHLADALIRSPDVSHANVLSGWTDLVCTIRAPLGESREDVLLQRLPRTSSVIDIDIDVVLHTFGRPTTAPWTGYGHKLNAQQAEQLLGVVDRPVTGRPSRPTVEDRPMLDALADDGRAPHSRLAECTGWSVARVRRRLAALEAAGSLLYDVDVLPERLGHPLSAMLWLTAAPQHVHRVGEQIAAHDQVAFAAAVSGSKNLMAVVICRDVHDLYEYLTTRLGAIDEVLTYEVSTRIQRLKQHGSVIAHGRLMNPNPTRTPRGSAG, from the coding sequence ATGATCGACTCGCTGGACGGACAGATTCTGCATGCGTTGCAGATATCGCCCAGGGTGCCGTTTCGCCGGATCGCCGAGGTTGTCGGAGCGACCGAACAAACGGTCGCCCGGCGCTACCACCGGCTGCGCCGGAACGGGGTCGTGCGCGTCGTGGGGCTGGAGGGGGTCGACGGCGGTACCGATTGGGCCCATTGGGTTTGCCGGATACACGCCAAGCCCGACCGCATACCGCACCTGGCCGACGCGCTGATTCGGAGCCCGGATGTATCCCACGCCAACGTCCTGTCGGGTTGGACCGACCTGGTCTGCACTATCCGGGCACCGCTCGGCGAGAGTCGCGAAGACGTTCTGCTACAGCGGCTTCCGCGAACGAGTTCGGTCATCGACATCGACATCGATGTGGTGCTGCACACTTTCGGGCGACCCACCACCGCACCGTGGACGGGCTACGGCCACAAGCTCAACGCGCAACAGGCCGAGCAACTTCTCGGTGTTGTCGACCGCCCGGTAACCGGCCGGCCGTCCCGGCCCACTGTCGAGGACCGGCCCATGCTCGACGCGCTGGCCGACGACGGCCGCGCCCCCCACTCGCGGCTGGCCGAATGCACGGGCTGGTCGGTGGCGCGAGTCCGCAGGCGGCTGGCGGCGCTCGAAGCGGCCGGGTCGTTGCTCTACGACGTCGATGTGCTTCCCGAGCGACTCGGTCACCCCCTCAGCGCCATGCTCTGGCTGACCGCCGCACCCCAGCACGTACACCGCGTCGGGGAACAGATCGCAGCGCACGACCAAGTCGCCTTCGCCGCCGCCGTCAGCGGAAGCAAGAACCTGATGGCCGTCGTCATCTGCCGTGACGTCCACGACTTGTATGAGTACCTCACCACCCGCCTGGGGGCCATCGACGAGGTCCTCACCTACGAGGTCAGCACCCGCATCCAGCGTCTCAAGCAACACGGATCGGTGATCGCGCACGGACGGCTGATGAACCCGAATCCGACGCGCACCCCGCGCGGATCCGCGGGGTAG
- a CDS encoding LLM class flavin-dependent oxidoreductase — MHIGIGLPGHIAHVPGPLTVQWARRAEHRGFAGLATIDRLVYESLDSIVALSVAAGATSEIGLTTNVLLAPLYPATLLAKQVATVAAVAGGRLTLGLGVGSRTDDYAAVGVDFGRRGRLLDASVGLMREAWRATPVTGDRALCPAPVQVPIVFGGKSEATLRRVATVGDGWSAGAVRDYHNQSLFADRIRDAWRGAGRAGRPQLHASVNFAFGDEETVRAGRLHLQSYYGFVPDYAALNVADMLTAPQDAAATVHAYRDLGFDGLVFHPCVAALDQVDRLADAVL; from the coding sequence ATGCACATCGGGATCGGACTGCCGGGCCACATTGCCCACGTGCCCGGGCCGTTGACCGTCCAGTGGGCGCGCCGGGCGGAACACCGGGGATTCGCCGGCCTGGCGACCATAGACCGGCTGGTCTATGAAAGCCTCGATTCGATCGTTGCCCTGTCCGTGGCCGCGGGCGCGACCAGTGAAATCGGTTTGACCACAAACGTTCTGCTGGCACCGCTGTATCCGGCCACACTGCTCGCCAAGCAAGTCGCCACCGTGGCGGCGGTCGCAGGCGGCCGGCTGACCCTGGGCCTGGGCGTGGGCAGCCGGACCGACGACTACGCGGCGGTCGGTGTCGACTTTGGCCGGCGGGGGCGCCTTCTTGACGCGTCGGTGGGGCTGATGCGCGAGGCGTGGCGCGCCACCCCGGTCACCGGTGACAGAGCGCTGTGCCCGGCGCCGGTACAGGTCCCCATCGTGTTCGGCGGAAAATCGGAGGCGACCCTGCGCCGCGTCGCGACCGTGGGCGACGGCTGGTCGGCCGGCGCCGTGCGTGACTACCACAACCAGTCCCTATTCGCCGATCGGATACGCGACGCGTGGCGGGGAGCGGGCCGGGCGGGCAGGCCGCAGCTGCACGCCAGCGTGAACTTCGCCTTCGGTGATGAGGAGACCGTCCGCGCCGGACGGTTGCACCTGCAGTCCTATTACGGATTCGTGCCCGACTACGCGGCTCTCAACGTGGCCGACATGTTGACCGCGCCGCAGGACGCGGCGGCCACCGTTCACGCCTACCGCGACCTCGGCTTCGACGGGCTCGTCTTTCATCCCTGTGTCGCCGCGCTCGATCAGGTCGACCGCCTCGCCGACGCGGTGCTCTGA